The following proteins come from a genomic window of Bacillales bacterium:
- a CDS encoding M15 family metallopeptidase, translated as MAQLNRWKMTFLLSGALSLTLSGCSYIQQYMPSDRHESSDQSDQSGAGSQQQAEKNDQSKTKTNSKPTQQQKWDVPDRFLLKNTIKTTPEGKRVVTNPASLLVCADKKRNLPADYEPKNLVIPDVYFPYGKNAKREKMHMRKVAAEALEQLFAAAKQDGIRLMAISGYRSYERQVSVFNWHVSQKGSVEKANRVSARPGQSEHQTGLSMDISSEQIGPDLTQKFGDTKAGKWVAAHAAEYGFILRYPPGKEAITGYEYEPWHLRYVGKQPAETIANHHLTLEEYLSE; from the coding sequence TTGGCACAATTGAACCGATGGAAAATGACTTTTTTGTTGTCAGGGGCTCTTTCCTTGACGTTATCCGGATGTTCCTACATCCAACAATACATGCCTTCCGACCGCCATGAATCGTCGGATCAGTCCGATCAGAGCGGGGCGGGTTCACAACAACAAGCGGAAAAGAACGATCAATCGAAAACAAAAACGAACTCGAAGCCAACGCAACAACAGAAATGGGACGTGCCCGACCGCTTTCTTTTGAAAAATACGATCAAAACAACACCTGAAGGGAAACGTGTCGTAACGAATCCTGCTAGTTTGCTCGTTTGCGCAGACAAAAAAAGAAATTTGCCGGCCGACTACGAACCGAAAAACCTCGTCATTCCCGACGTTTATTTTCCGTACGGAAAGAATGCTAAACGGGAGAAAATGCACATGCGAAAAGTAGCGGCCGAAGCGCTTGAACAATTGTTTGCCGCGGCGAAACAAGACGGTATACGACTCATGGCGATTTCCGGCTATCGTTCATACGAGCGGCAAGTGAGTGTGTTTAATTGGCACGTGAGTCAGAAAGGGAGCGTAGAAAAAGCGAATCGAGTGAGTGCTCGCCCGGGACAGAGCGAACATCAGACGGGCTTATCGATGGACATCTCGAGTGAACAAATCGGCCCGGATTTGACGCAAAAATTCGGGGATACGAAAGCCGGCAAATGGGTGGCGGCACATGCTGCGGAATACGGGTTTATTTTGCGATATCCGCCGGGGAAAGAAGCGATCACCGGCTATGAATACGAGCCGTGGCATTTGCGCTATGTTGGGAAGCAGCCGGCGGAAACGATTGCGAACCATCATTTGACTTTGGAGGAATACCTCTCCGAATAG
- a CDS encoding YneF family protein, translated as MWLYFLVGFLALLLGIAAGFFIARKYMMNYMKKNPPINEQMLRVMMMQMGQNPSKKKINQMMKAMNSQMDKPNLK; from the coding sequence ATGTGGCTCTACTTTCTTGTGGGCTTCTTGGCGCTTCTTCTCGGAATCGCTGCCGGCTTTTTCATTGCCCGCAAATACATGATGAATTACATGAAGAAAAACCCCCCCATTAACGAGCAAATGCTTCGTGTCATGATGATGCAAATGGGACAAAATCCATCGAAGAAGAAGATCAACCAGATGATGAAGGCCATGAACAGCCAGATGGATAAACCCAATTTGAAATAA
- a CDS encoding cytochrome c biogenesis protein CcdA, which produces MTELNLFVAFGAGVLSFVSPCTLPVYPGFLSYVTGVSVSDLQKENGMLQRRAILHTAFFLLGFSVIFIALGFSTSLIGDLFTRYNDALRQIGALVIFFFGLVALGVWQPRFLMKDQSFVFRERPSGYFGSVIIGLGFAAGWTPCMGTILAAVLGYAVADSGPDVPYMIAYVAGFAIPFFVLSFFLGKIQWIRRHSARFMKAGGLVMIIMSVFLYFDWMTKISSFLTQYVFGGFQGF; this is translated from the coding sequence ATGACGGAATTGAATCTTTTTGTCGCTTTCGGTGCAGGCGTCCTGTCGTTTGTTTCACCGTGCACGCTTCCGGTCTATCCAGGATTTTTATCCTATGTGACCGGCGTTTCTGTATCGGACTTGCAAAAAGAAAACGGGATGTTGCAGCGGCGGGCGATCTTGCATACGGCTTTTTTCTTGCTCGGCTTTTCAGTGATTTTCATCGCGCTCGGTTTTTCAACTTCGCTCATCGGCGATTTGTTTACGCGTTACAATGATGCCTTGCGGCAAATCGGTGCGCTCGTTATTTTCTTTTTCGGACTGGTTGCTCTTGGCGTTTGGCAGCCGCGCTTTTTAATGAAAGATCAATCGTTCGTGTTTCGGGAACGTCCTTCCGGTTATTTCGGGTCCGTCATTATCGGGCTCGGTTTTGCTGCTGGATGGACCCCTTGCATGGGAACGATCTTGGCAGCGGTGCTTGGATATGCTGTTGCCGATTCCGGTCCGGACGTCCCGTACATGATCGCTTACGTCGCCGGTTTCGCAATTCCGTTTTTCGTTTTGTCCTTCTTTTTGGGCAAGATTCAATGGATTCGCCGCCACAGCGCACGGTTCATGAAGGCGGGCGGCCTCGTGATGATCATCATGAGTGTGTTTTTGTATTTTGATTGGATGACGAAGATTTCTTCCTTTTTGACGCAATATGTTTTCGGCGGTTTTCAAGGATTTTAA
- the sirA gene encoding sporulation inhibitor of replication protein SirA: MRHYDIFLIEDEVAETFFGEESKLFQLFCEAETNKSSVYHELLKKQVAYVTKPLNTNAVEQVIEREMRYRIGYYKVPGYHLLKAPAGNSRAELTFFQQRIHLDSQGSIECETAFFEVLRRCERCFWAVDYRNRRYGWLKPIKQRRYIKPSTV, translated from the coding sequence GTGAGGCACTACGATATTTTTTTGATCGAAGACGAAGTGGCCGAGACGTTTTTCGGAGAAGAAAGCAAGTTGTTTCAATTGTTTTGCGAAGCGGAGACGAACAAGTCGTCCGTCTATCATGAGTTGTTGAAGAAACAAGTTGCGTATGTGACGAAACCGCTGAATACGAATGCGGTCGAGCAAGTTATAGAACGGGAAATGCGTTACCGAATCGGCTATTACAAAGTTCCCGGTTATCATTTGTTGAAAGCGCCGGCAGGAAACAGCCGGGCGGAATTGACGTTTTTTCAGCAGCGCATTCATTTGGATTCACAAGGATCCATCGAATGCGAAACGGCATTTTTTGAGGTATTGAGACGGTGCGAACGGTGCTTTTGGGCCGTCGATTACCGTAATCGCCGCTACGGCTGGCTAAAGCCGATTAAACAAAGGCGGTACATTAAACCTTCAACCGTATGA
- a CDS encoding DUF896 domain-containing protein: MLTRDKLNRINELSRKSKADGLSKKEKKEQQDLRNEYLQAFRKSFDRQLHSIKVVDPEGSDVTPDKLNKSKRKHKG; encoded by the coding sequence ATGTTAACGAGAGATAAATTGAACCGCATCAATGAACTTTCGCGAAAATCGAAAGCGGACGGCTTATCGAAGAAGGAGAAGAAAGAACAGCAAGATTTGCGGAACGAGTATTTGCAAGCGTTTCGCAAATCGTTCGACCGCCAGCTGCATTCGATTAAGGTGGTTGACCCGGAAGGAAGCGACGTCACACCGGACAAGTTGAACAAGAGTAAACGAAAACACAAAGGATGA
- the tkt gene encoding transketolase, with translation MKDSIEQLSVNTIRTLSLDSVENANSGHPGMPMGAAPMAYQLWANHMRHNPENPNWFNRDRFVLSAGHGSMLLYSLLHLFGYGLTIEDLKQFRQWGSKTPGHPEFGHTVGVEATTGPLGQGIAMSVGMAMAERHLAATYNKEGFPLIDHHTYCICGDGDLMEGVSAEAASLAGHLRLGRLIVLYDSNDISLDGDLNKSFSEKTRDRFQAYGWQVLHVEDGNDLSAINKTLEEASADTERPSFIEVKTTIGYGAPTKAGKKDSHGAPLGPEEAKGAKEHYQWAYDPFYVPDEVYDHFRSAAENGKRANDQWDEQYNDYCDRYPELGAQLRRVMNGELPGDWKEELPAYEAGVDELATRAASSEVINALSKQVPELFGGSADLASSTKTLMKGSDDFSADRYDGRNVWFGVREFAMAAAANGMALHGGLKPFVGTFFVFSDYLRPAVRLSALMGLPVTYVFTHDSIAVGEDGPTHEPIEHLASLRAMPGISIIRPADGNETTAAWKVAMTAQSRPTAIVLTRQGVPTLERTDELAEAGVENGAYVLSEANGQPDALLLGTGSEVQLLVKAQKALRAEGINVSVVSMPSWDRFDAQPDDYKERVLPSSVKARLAVEMGASFGWHKYVGDHGDILAIDRFGASAKGAKVIEEYGFTVENVVSKVKGLLK, from the coding sequence TTGAAAGATTCAATCGAACAGCTTTCGGTGAATACCATCCGCACATTGTCTCTGGACAGTGTCGAGAACGCGAATTCTGGACACCCGGGGATGCCGATGGGCGCCGCCCCGATGGCGTATCAGCTTTGGGCAAACCATATGCGTCACAATCCGGAAAATCCAAACTGGTTCAACCGCGACCGATTCGTTCTTTCTGCCGGGCACGGATCGATGTTGTTGTACAGTTTGCTTCACCTTTTCGGCTACGGTCTTACGATCGAGGATTTGAAGCAATTTCGCCAATGGGGAAGCAAAACGCCTGGGCATCCCGAGTTCGGCCACACGGTCGGCGTCGAAGCAACGACGGGGCCGCTCGGGCAAGGAATTGCGATGAGTGTCGGGATGGCGATGGCGGAAAGGCATTTGGCGGCGACATACAATAAGGAAGGTTTTCCGTTGATTGACCACCACACGTATTGCATTTGCGGTGACGGCGACTTAATGGAAGGCGTTTCGGCGGAGGCTGCTTCGTTGGCGGGGCATTTGCGCCTTGGGCGGCTGATCGTGCTCTACGATTCCAACGACATTTCGCTTGACGGCGATTTGAACAAATCGTTTTCCGAAAAAACACGGGACCGTTTTCAAGCTTACGGATGGCAAGTGTTGCACGTTGAAGACGGGAACGATTTGTCGGCGATCAACAAAACACTTGAAGAAGCGTCAGCCGACACGGAACGTCCGTCATTCATCGAAGTGAAGACGACGATTGGATACGGAGCCCCGACGAAAGCGGGCAAGAAAGATTCTCATGGTGCCCCGCTCGGACCTGAAGAAGCAAAAGGCGCGAAAGAACATTATCAATGGGCATACGATCCTTTTTATGTACCGGATGAAGTGTATGACCATTTCCGCTCGGCTGCGGAAAATGGAAAACGCGCGAACGACCAATGGGATGAACAGTACAATGACTACTGCGATCGTTATCCGGAACTAGGTGCTCAATTGCGTCGAGTCATGAACGGGGAATTGCCGGGTGACTGGAAGGAAGAGCTTCCCGCTTACGAAGCCGGTGTTGATGAACTGGCAACGCGCGCTGCAAGCAGCGAAGTCATCAACGCTCTTTCAAAACAAGTGCCCGAACTGTTCGGCGGATCTGCCGATCTTGCATCCTCGACGAAGACATTGATGAAAGGTTCGGATGATTTCAGTGCGGACCGTTACGATGGACGAAACGTCTGGTTCGGCGTTCGTGAATTCGCAATGGCAGCGGCAGCAAACGGAATGGCTTTGCACGGCGGTTTGAAACCGTTCGTCGGCACGTTTTTCGTATTCTCCGACTACTTGCGTCCAGCGGTGCGTTTGTCTGCGTTAATGGGATTGCCGGTCACGTATGTTTTCACTCACGACAGCATTGCCGTCGGTGAAGACGGCCCGACACACGAACCGATCGAACATCTTGCTTCTTTACGCGCGATGCCGGGGATTTCCATTATCCGACCGGCGGACGGCAATGAGACGACCGCTGCTTGGAAAGTCGCGATGACGGCACAAAGCCGCCCGACGGCGATTGTTCTTACGCGTCAAGGCGTTCCGACGCTTGAACGTACTGACGAACTAGCCGAAGCCGGAGTCGAAAACGGCGCATACGTGTTGTCGGAAGCGAACGGACAACCAGATGCGTTGTTGCTCGGAACGGGTTCCGAGGTCCAATTGCTTGTCAAAGCGCAAAAAGCTTTAAGAGCAGAAGGGATCAACGTTTCGGTTGTCAGCATGCCGTCATGGGATCGTTTCGACGCGCAGCCTGACGACTATAAAGAACGGGTGCTTCCGTCTTCCGTTAAGGCAAGGTTGGCCGTTGAAATGGGAGCCTCATTTGGATGGCACAAATATGTCGGCGATCACGGCGACATATTGGCGATTGATCGTTTCGGCGCATCCGCCAAAGGTGCGAAAGTAATTGAAGAATATGGATTTACAGTTGAAAATGTCGTTTCCAAAGTAAAGGGATTGTTGAAATAA
- the mnmH gene encoding tRNA 2-selenouridine(34) synthase MnmH translates to MDDFQVPETSIGQVLTEQPPIIDVRTPKEFEQFRIPGAINIPLFSNDERVRIGTTYTQDSKEAAVKLGLTFFSETARHFYDRCKSVYEKQQAPLVIHCWRGGMRSLSVVSFLNALGLPCMQLQGGIRSFRRKIVADLEQMADRLPPFIVVEGLTGTKKTVLLTELEKQGYPVLNIEPMAGHRGSTFGAIGLSQTSQKQFECMLWQRLSALQAAPYILMEAESKRIGRIQVPDFLIAAKQNGERIRLHYPFEKRVQYLMSEYEPEQHEQAIRQATKRIEKKLSEDIRTTAKAAMEGGDFRRLTALLLEHYYDPRYRYTSTQYDTPVHEVKMESLEDGLQKVKQRLGRPVFA, encoded by the coding sequence ATGGACGATTTTCAAGTGCCGGAAACATCGATTGGACAAGTGTTGACGGAACAGCCTCCGATTATCGATGTTCGGACACCGAAAGAATTTGAACAGTTTCGGATCCCCGGAGCGATCAACATTCCACTTTTTTCGAACGATGAAAGGGTGCGGATCGGGACCACTTACACGCAAGATAGCAAAGAGGCGGCGGTGAAGCTCGGGTTAACTTTTTTTTCCGAAACCGCACGGCACTTTTATGACCGTTGCAAATCTGTGTACGAGAAACAACAAGCGCCTCTCGTCATCCATTGTTGGCGCGGGGGGATGAGAAGTCTTTCCGTTGTTTCTTTCTTGAACGCGTTAGGCCTCCCGTGCATGCAGTTGCAAGGCGGGATTCGCTCGTTTCGCCGCAAAATCGTCGCAGATCTTGAGCAAATGGCCGATCGCCTTCCTCCCTTCATCGTTGTGGAAGGCTTGACCGGCACGAAAAAGACAGTTCTGTTAACGGAACTCGAAAAGCAAGGTTATCCGGTGCTCAACATCGAACCGATGGCGGGACACCGCGGTTCGACGTTCGGTGCCATTGGATTGTCGCAAACGAGCCAAAAGCAGTTTGAGTGCATGCTTTGGCAACGGCTTTCCGCATTGCAAGCGGCTCCATACATTCTTATGGAAGCGGAAAGCAAACGAATCGGACGCATCCAAGTCCCTGATTTTCTCATCGCTGCGAAACAAAACGGTGAACGCATCCGCTTGCACTATCCTTTCGAAAAACGAGTACAGTATTTGATGTCCGAATATGAGCCCGAGCAACATGAGCAGGCAATTCGACAAGCAACGAAACGAATTGAGAAGAAACTGAGCGAGGACATTCGAACGACAGCGAAGGCAGCGATGGAAGGCGGCGATTTTCGCCGCTTGACCGCCCTGCTGCTCGAACATTATTACGATCCGAGATACCGGTATACGTCAACGCAATACGACACTCCCGTACATGAGGTAAAGATGGAATCGTTGGAGGATGGCCTACAAAAAGTAAAGCAACGGCTCGGTCGGCCGGTGTTCGCGTAA
- a CDS encoding LysM peptidoglycan-binding domain-containing protein, which yields MNVHSQSKTGWSYILLFIALLILAFFVLRTSVSAADPDKYIQITVQPGDTLWEISEQYEAFTSLPHEQFIAWTERMNHVRSRKLIPGQTLLIPVEKRSFVSDSVLALR from the coding sequence ATGAACGTACATTCGCAAAGCAAAACCGGTTGGTCTTATATCCTTTTATTTATTGCATTATTAATACTCGCGTTTTTCGTATTGAGAACTTCCGTGTCCGCAGCCGATCCGGACAAATACATTCAGATCACCGTGCAGCCAGGTGACACGCTGTGGGAAATCTCCGAACAATATGAGGCATTCACATCCTTGCCGCATGAACAGTTTATTGCATGGACGGAACGAATGAATCACGTAAGAAGCCGAAAGTTGATTCCCGGACAAACATTGCTCATTCCCGTCGAAAAGCGATCGTTTGTTTCCGATTCCGTTCTTGCGTTAAGATGA